One stretch of Chitinophaga pendula DNA includes these proteins:
- a CDS encoding Crp/Fnr family transcriptional regulator, which translates to MSIIQDMGLVRYLSSYSTLDMTDKISEHCYTEGMAIYTPPMRSLHVYEVKQGYIKLGNVSAEGNETTHELLEAGDLFGYLHEHHEEQDAFARALTPVTVQRYDWRFFRHVVVTDPQVSAWFYDKLVERWNNARSRLFLISNHPPADRIHHLQQQLESKQLPDDPPSRSLLTLITQQDIADLTATSRQAVARVFNCNTF; encoded by the coding sequence ATGTCTATTATTCAAGATATGGGGTTAGTACGTTATCTCAGTAGCTACTCCACACTTGATATGACTGATAAGATCAGCGAGCACTGTTACACGGAAGGGATGGCTATCTATACGCCCCCAATGAGATCGTTACACGTATATGAAGTGAAGCAGGGGTATATAAAACTGGGGAATGTTTCCGCCGAAGGTAATGAGACCACTCATGAGCTGTTGGAAGCGGGTGATCTGTTCGGGTATCTGCATGAGCATCATGAGGAGCAGGATGCATTTGCGAGAGCGTTGACGCCGGTGACGGTTCAGCGATATGACTGGCGTTTTTTCAGGCATGTGGTGGTCACTGACCCGCAGGTATCGGCCTGGTTTTATGACAAGTTGGTAGAACGCTGGAATAATGCGCGGAGTCGTCTATTCCTGATCAGCAACCACCCTCCTGCTGACCGTATACATCATTTGCAGCAGCAACTGGAAAGTAAGCAGCTTCCTGACGATCCTCCATCACGTTCTTTACTGACCCTTATCACACAACAGGATATTGCAGATCTTACTGCTACGTCCCGGCAGGCGGTAGCCCGGGTATTTAACTGCAACACTTTTTAG
- a CDS encoding sugar MFS transporter — protein sequence MSNNTTLTGQKSASYTQSISIIGMLFFVFGFVTWLNGTLIPFLQIACELNVSQALLVTFAFYMAYFFLSIPSSFILNKTGFKNGMALGLVVMAAGSVIFIPAANARNFTLFLTGLFVQGAGLSLLQTASNPYISIIGPIESAAKRISIMGICNKVAGAISPLVLSTIVLKNAEALEAQIATTTDAAQKALLLDSLASRVIGPYVVIAVVLVLLAFMIKRSSLPEIDTNGEDTPSAAGVASRTSIFQYPYLLLGMLCIFLYVGVEVMAGDVIGTYGKSMGMSLDQTKYFTTFTLLAMLAGYVIGIATIPKYISQDKSLRISAMLGIIFTTGAFLTDGYTSVSFIALLGLANALMWPAIFPLAIDKLGKFTKIGSALLVMGIAGGAILPQIYSGLFNQDGLFSFLYSDTMDFRKAFIYCMLPCYLYILYYAFAGHKVGKAK from the coding sequence ATGTCTAACAACACCACCCTTACCGGCCAGAAGTCGGCGAGCTACACACAGTCTATCTCCATCATCGGAATGCTGTTCTTCGTATTCGGATTCGTTACCTGGCTCAACGGTACCCTCATTCCTTTTCTCCAGATAGCTTGCGAATTGAACGTGTCTCAAGCCCTCCTCGTTACCTTCGCTTTCTACATGGCGTACTTTTTCCTTTCCATCCCTTCCTCTTTCATCCTGAATAAAACAGGCTTTAAAAATGGAATGGCCCTGGGATTAGTAGTAATGGCCGCAGGATCGGTGATATTTATTCCCGCCGCCAATGCACGCAACTTCACCTTGTTCCTTACAGGCCTTTTTGTACAGGGAGCAGGTCTCTCTCTGCTGCAAACAGCTTCCAATCCCTACATCAGCATCATCGGCCCCATCGAAAGTGCTGCCAAACGTATCAGCATCATGGGTATCTGCAATAAAGTCGCAGGCGCCATCAGCCCATTGGTACTCAGCACCATCGTACTGAAAAATGCAGAAGCCCTCGAAGCACAGATCGCCACTACCACCGATGCCGCTCAGAAAGCCCTGTTACTGGATAGCCTTGCTTCCAGAGTAATAGGACCCTATGTAGTCATCGCCGTAGTACTCGTACTCTTGGCATTCATGATCAAACGCTCCTCCCTTCCTGAGATCGACACCAATGGCGAAGATACCCCTTCCGCTGCAGGCGTTGCCTCCAGGACCAGCATATTCCAATATCCTTACCTCCTCCTGGGAATGCTCTGCATCTTCCTCTATGTAGGCGTAGAAGTGATGGCAGGTGATGTGATCGGTACTTATGGTAAATCCATGGGTATGAGCCTCGACCAGACCAAATATTTTACCACCTTCACCTTGCTGGCTATGCTGGCAGGATACGTTATAGGCATCGCCACCATTCCTAAGTATATCTCTCAGGATAAAAGTCTCCGCATATCCGCGATGCTGGGCATCATCTTTACCACCGGCGCCTTCCTCACAGATGGATATACGTCCGTGAGTTTTATCGCCCTCCTGGGATTAGCTAATGCACTGATGTGGCCTGCTATCTTCCCGCTCGCGATCGATAAGCTGGGTAAGTTTACCAAGATAGGCTCCGCCTTACTCGTAATGGGTATCGCCGGTGGCGCGATCCTCCCGCAGATATACAGTGGATTATTTAATCAGGATGGATTATTCAGCTTCCTCTATAGCGACACCATGGACTTCCGTAAAGCATTCATCTATTGCATGCTGCCTTGCTACCTCTACATATTGTACTACGCATTCGCGGGTCATAAAGTAGGCAAAGCCAAATAA
- the argG gene encoding argininosuccinate synthase — protein MKKVVLGFSGGLDTSYCVKYLSEEKGYEVHSVIVNTGGFTTEELQEIEKRAFSLGVKSHKTVNAVRSYYDQVVKYLIFGNALKNNTYPLSVSAERMSQAIAIADYVREVGADAVAHGSTGAGNDQVRFDMIFHIMIPGVEIITPIRDLKLSREEEIAFLKAKGVDMNFDKAMYSINKGLWGTSVGGKETLTSNGMLPEEAFPTQLTKEQPEQVVLHFTKGELTGVNDKTFEHPTDAIIFLQSIAGPFAIGRDIHVGDTIIGIKGRVGFEAAAPMVIIKAHHALEKHVLTKWQLSWKDQLAQFYGNWMHEGQILDPVMRDIEAFLQNTQQHVTGKVFVTLMPYRFQVIGIESEYDLMSSKFGKYGEMNNGWSGEDVRGFSKIFGNQTMIWHQVKTAQS, from the coding sequence ATGAAAAAAGTAGTACTGGGATTTAGCGGAGGACTAGATACTTCCTATTGCGTAAAATATCTTTCCGAAGAAAAAGGATATGAAGTACATTCCGTTATCGTCAATACTGGCGGCTTTACAACAGAAGAACTGCAAGAAATAGAAAAAAGAGCTTTCAGCCTGGGTGTAAAAAGCCATAAAACCGTAAACGCAGTACGCTCTTATTATGATCAGGTAGTTAAATACCTCATCTTCGGTAACGCGCTCAAAAATAATACATACCCCCTCAGCGTAAGCGCAGAACGCATGAGCCAGGCCATCGCCATCGCAGACTACGTAAGAGAAGTAGGCGCCGACGCCGTCGCTCATGGTAGCACCGGCGCAGGAAATGACCAGGTACGATTCGATATGATATTCCATATCATGATCCCCGGCGTTGAAATCATCACTCCCATCCGTGATCTCAAACTGAGCAGAGAAGAAGAAATAGCCTTCCTCAAAGCCAAAGGAGTAGACATGAACTTCGACAAAGCTATGTACTCCATCAACAAAGGCCTCTGGGGTACCTCTGTTGGTGGAAAAGAAACACTCACCTCCAATGGCATGCTACCCGAAGAAGCATTCCCTACACAACTCACCAAAGAACAACCCGAACAGGTAGTCCTCCACTTCACTAAAGGAGAACTAACCGGCGTCAACGATAAAACATTCGAACATCCAACCGATGCCATCATCTTCCTTCAGTCCATCGCTGGCCCCTTCGCCATCGGTCGCGACATTCATGTAGGTGATACCATCATCGGTATCAAAGGTCGCGTTGGCTTTGAAGCCGCCGCCCCTATGGTGATCATCAAAGCACACCATGCACTCGAAAAACATGTGCTCACCAAATGGCAACTCAGCTGGAAAGACCAACTGGCGCAGTTCTATGGCAACTGGATGCACGAAGGCCAGATACTCGACCCCGTAATGCGCGATATCGAAGCCTTCCTCCAAAACACACAACAACACGTAACCGGTAAAGTGTTCGTAACACTTATGCCTTATCGCTTCCAGGTTATTGGCATCGAATCCGAATACGACCTCATGAGCAGCAAATTTGGCAAATACGGCGAAATGAATAACGGCTGGAGCGGAGAAGACGTAAGAGGTTTCTCTAAGATCTTCGGTAACCAGACCATGATCTGGCACCAGGTGAAAACCGCACAGTCCTGA
- a CDS encoding alpha-L-fucosidase: MKKNNLLLAALLTGATALTQAQDIKPYGALPSKAQLQWQDLEYYMFIHFGPNTFTDKEWGHGDEDPKIFNPSQLDAQQWARTAKAAGMKGIIITAKHHDGFCLWPSKYSTHTVRESSWKEGKGDVLAELSAACKANGLKFGVYLSPWDRNHPKYGTPEYNQIFANTLTEVLSNYGEVFEQWFDGANGEGPGGKKQVYDWPLFHSVVYKLQPQAVIFSDVGPGCRWVGNENGIAGKTNWSTLNVNGFSPGAGGPPQAVLNAGNEDGEQWIPAECDVSIRPGWFYSAATDDKVKSVAQLLDIYYASVGRNGSFLLNVPVDRRGLIHANDSTRLMELRRVLDASFKTNLALRASVTASNTRTNNKQVSAAHLTDGNNNTYWATKEGAPKADITLETARPVSFNRIVLQEYLPLGQRVKSFVVEVWENGSFKEVARETTIGHKRILRLPALTAAKVRVRILDAKASPVISEIQLYKAPEVLERPTVSRDRMGTVTISCTSPDPVIRYTTDGSEPTATATIYKAPFALPAGGTVKAKSFIDNGRQSSETSIALYDIAPATWSATADGTTKGHDAAKAIDGDPATFWQSGDPATGAGYPHELQVDLGNTCSLKGFAYTPSRQAHGSGTFAKYAFYVSQDGKNWNAPVVTGTFDNIRNNPVRQEVKWQKTVTARYIKLVALQPANEQEQWATVAELEVITK; encoded by the coding sequence ATGAAAAAAAATAACTTGCTCTTAGCTGCCTTACTCACAGGTGCTACCGCACTCACTCAGGCACAGGATATCAAGCCGTATGGCGCATTGCCCAGCAAGGCCCAACTACAATGGCAGGACTTGGAATACTACATGTTCATCCACTTCGGTCCCAACACCTTTACCGACAAAGAATGGGGACATGGCGATGAAGATCCTAAGATATTCAATCCCTCCCAGCTTGATGCACAACAGTGGGCGCGTACCGCTAAAGCAGCAGGTATGAAAGGTATCATCATCACCGCCAAACATCATGATGGCTTCTGCTTGTGGCCCAGCAAATACAGTACACATACCGTACGGGAAAGCAGCTGGAAAGAGGGCAAAGGAGATGTGCTGGCCGAACTGTCCGCTGCTTGTAAGGCAAATGGCCTCAAATTTGGCGTATACCTGTCTCCCTGGGATCGTAACCACCCCAAATATGGTACGCCCGAATACAACCAGATATTCGCCAATACTCTCACTGAGGTATTATCCAACTATGGAGAAGTGTTCGAACAATGGTTTGATGGCGCCAACGGCGAAGGCCCGGGAGGCAAAAAACAGGTATACGACTGGCCCTTGTTCCATAGCGTGGTATATAAACTGCAACCACAGGCTGTTATCTTCAGTGATGTAGGACCTGGCTGCCGTTGGGTAGGCAACGAAAATGGGATCGCTGGCAAAACCAACTGGAGCACTCTCAACGTTAATGGCTTCAGCCCCGGCGCTGGCGGCCCACCACAGGCAGTGCTCAATGCCGGTAATGAAGATGGCGAACAATGGATACCTGCCGAATGTGATGTGTCTATACGCCCGGGATGGTTCTACAGTGCCGCTACAGACGACAAGGTGAAAAGTGTAGCACAACTCCTCGATATCTACTATGCTTCCGTAGGCCGCAACGGCAGCTTCCTCCTGAATGTACCGGTCGACAGGCGGGGCCTTATCCATGCCAACGATTCTACCCGGCTCATGGAACTCCGCCGCGTTCTGGATGCCAGCTTTAAGACCAATCTCGCCTTACGTGCCAGCGTTACGGCTTCCAATACACGTACGAATAATAAACAGGTAAGCGCAGCACATCTCACCGATGGCAATAACAATACCTACTGGGCTACCAAAGAGGGTGCACCAAAGGCTGATATTACATTGGAAACCGCCCGCCCGGTCTCCTTCAACCGCATCGTACTGCAGGAATACCTGCCACTGGGACAACGGGTCAAGTCTTTCGTCGTAGAAGTATGGGAAAATGGATCGTTCAAAGAAGTAGCCCGGGAAACCACCATCGGGCATAAACGTATCCTCAGACTGCCGGCATTGACTGCCGCCAAAGTCAGGGTACGTATCCTCGATGCCAAAGCCAGCCCCGTGATCAGCGAGATTCAGCTGTACAAAGCACCCGAAGTATTGGAAAGACCAACTGTCAGCAGAGATCGTATGGGTACTGTTACCATCTCCTGTACCTCTCCGGACCCGGTTATCCGTTACACTACTGATGGCAGCGAACCCACTGCTACCGCCACTATATACAAAGCACCGTTTGCGTTGCCGGCCGGTGGCACCGTCAAAGCCAAATCGTTTATCGACAACGGTCGCCAAAGTAGCGAAACAAGCATCGCCTTATATGATATCGCACCGGCCACCTGGTCTGCTACCGCAGATGGTACCACCAAAGGACATGATGCTGCAAAAGCCATCGATGGCGATCCAGCTACCTTCTGGCAAAGCGGCGACCCGGCCACCGGAGCAGGCTATCCCCATGAACTACAAGTTGACCTGGGCAATACCTGCTCATTGAAAGGATTTGCCTACACGCCGTCCAGGCAGGCACATGGCAGCGGTACCTTTGCCAAATATGCTTTTTATGTGAGCCAGGATGGTAAAAACTGGAACGCTCCTGTCGTAACCGGAACGTTTGATAATATCCGTAATAACCCTGTTCGCCAGGAAGTGAAGTGGCAAAAGACAGTGACAGCCAGGTATATCAAACTGGTAGCCTTGCAACCGGCCAATGAGCAAGAACAATGGGCTACTGTCGCCGAACTGGAAGTCATCACTAAATGA
- a CDS encoding Gfo/Idh/MocA family protein, whose protein sequence is MNKPSLPRRNFIKNTVAAGVGLSVLSSSAKLFANEKKAKVRMGLIGVGARGQSHLDLCLRRDDVDVIAIADPDTNWAVPKSREMITKAYGGKKKVAEYTNGNEDYLNLLKRTDIDAVIIATPWEWHTIQAVAAMKAGKTPAVEVCGATDIQECWELVNTSESTGIPVFGMENVCYRRDVMAVLNMARQGLFGEIVHMQGGYQHDLRAVKFNSGKQLYGGGVEFGEKGMSEARWRTNHSVHRNGDLYPTHGLGPVSNMIDINRGNRLLSLTSVATKSRGLHKYIVDNSSESHPNAKVEFKLGDIVTTLIRTNNGETIMLSHDTNLPRPYSLNFRVQGTNGLWMDDFDSIHIEGKSKPHSWEKAGNDKEADSYMGKYDHPLWKRYANDAAGAGHGGMDWFVINSFVESIKRSAPYALDVYDLATWYAITPLSEQSIMEGGNVQYIPDFTRGKWINRKPIFCLNDQY, encoded by the coding sequence ATGAACAAGCCATCACTGCCACGCAGAAATTTCATCAAAAACACGGTAGCTGCCGGTGTGGGACTTTCGGTCCTGAGCTCGTCTGCCAAACTATTCGCTAACGAGAAAAAAGCCAAAGTAAGAATGGGTCTGATCGGTGTAGGAGCCCGTGGTCAGAGTCACCTGGATCTGTGTTTACGTCGTGATGACGTAGACGTGATCGCTATTGCGGATCCGGATACTAACTGGGCGGTGCCAAAATCCCGCGAAATGATCACCAAGGCTTACGGTGGTAAGAAGAAAGTAGCAGAGTATACCAATGGAAATGAGGATTATCTGAACCTGTTAAAGCGTACAGATATTGATGCCGTGATCATTGCTACTCCCTGGGAGTGGCATACGATACAAGCTGTTGCCGCAATGAAAGCCGGTAAAACTCCTGCTGTTGAAGTATGTGGAGCAACCGATATCCAGGAATGCTGGGAGCTGGTGAATACCAGTGAATCTACCGGCATACCGGTGTTTGGTATGGAGAACGTTTGTTATCGTCGTGATGTGATGGCGGTACTGAATATGGCTCGTCAGGGTTTGTTTGGTGAGATTGTACATATGCAAGGTGGTTATCAGCATGACCTGCGCGCTGTAAAGTTTAACAGCGGCAAGCAGTTATATGGCGGAGGTGTTGAATTTGGCGAAAAAGGTATGTCAGAAGCCAGATGGAGAACCAATCATTCTGTACATCGTAACGGTGACCTCTACCCTACTCACGGCTTAGGTCCTGTTTCCAATATGATCGATATTAATCGTGGTAACCGTTTGTTGTCGTTAACATCTGTAGCTACCAAATCCCGCGGGTTGCATAAATACATTGTAGATAACAGCAGTGAAAGTCATCCGAATGCGAAAGTAGAATTCAAGCTCGGTGATATCGTTACGACGCTGATCCGTACTAATAACGGAGAGACGATCATGCTGTCGCACGACACGAACCTGCCCCGTCCCTACTCTTTGAATTTCCGGGTACAAGGTACTAACGGGCTGTGGATGGATGATTTTGATTCTATCCATATTGAAGGTAAAAGCAAGCCACATAGCTGGGAGAAAGCAGGCAATGATAAAGAAGCTGATTCTTATATGGGCAAATACGATCACCCGCTGTGGAAACGCTATGCGAATGATGCAGCCGGTGCCGGCCATGGAGGAATGGACTGGTTTGTGATCAACTCTTTTGTAGAGAGTATCAAACGGAGTGCCCCATATGCGTTGGATGTATATGATCTGGCGACATGGTATGCGATCACACCACTTAGTGAGCAATCTATCATGGAAGGCGGTAACGTGCAGTATATCCCTGATTTTACACGCGGCAAGTGGATCAATCGTAAGCCGATCTTCTGCCTCAATGATCAGTATTAA
- a CDS encoding GNAT family N-acetyltransferase, translating to MEDLKIIVRVATPDDAHYANIITDEMESSAKARGTGIAKRSPAYVELKMKEGKAVIAVTATGDWVGFCYIEAWGHEKFVANSGLIVNPAFRGHGVAKSIKEKIFELSRQKYPDAKIFGLTTGLAVMKINSDLGYEPVTYSELTDDEEFWKGCQSCVNFDILTAKGRKNCLCTAMLYDPVEKAKEAAEAAAKAASLQSTTQPQLMVTSEGAMHHHKQRRRFKGNFKLFERWLRFKRFVLLKSNRKDGAGAHHKRRFFLFNLF from the coding sequence TTGGAAGATCTAAAGATCATTGTCAGGGTAGCCACTCCTGATGATGCGCATTATGCAAATATCATCACAGATGAAATGGAATCATCTGCTAAAGCCAGAGGTACAGGCATCGCCAAACGCTCTCCGGCTTATGTGGAGCTCAAGATGAAGGAAGGAAAAGCTGTTATAGCAGTCACCGCCACCGGCGACTGGGTAGGCTTCTGCTACATAGAAGCCTGGGGACATGAGAAATTCGTAGCCAACTCCGGCCTTATCGTCAACCCGGCTTTCAGAGGCCATGGCGTAGCCAAATCTATCAAAGAAAAAATATTCGAACTCTCCCGGCAAAAATACCCGGATGCAAAAATATTCGGACTCACCACCGGCCTCGCTGTCATGAAGATCAACTCCGATCTCGGATACGAACCCGTAACTTACTCCGAACTCACCGACGACGAAGAGTTCTGGAAAGGCTGTCAAAGCTGCGTTAACTTTGACATCCTCACCGCCAAAGGCCGTAAAAACTGCCTCTGCACTGCTATGCTCTACGATCCCGTAGAAAAAGCAAAAGAAGCCGCCGAAGCAGCCGCCAAAGCAGCTTCCCTACAGTCAACAACACAACCGCAACTCATGGTTACCTCCGAAGGTGCCATGCATCACCACAAACAAAGAAGAAGATTTAAAGGAAACTTTAAACTCTTTGAACGCTGGTTACGTTTTAAAAGATTTGTTTTGCTGAAGTCTAATCGTAAAGATGGCGCCGGCGCCCATCACAAAAGAAGATTCTTCCTTTTCAACTTGTTCTGA
- a CDS encoding alkaline phosphatase D family protein, whose protein sequence is MNLKKYGWLVLLLPFGCKSSQQIAYKAINADKALTTIAFGSCNRQDQPQPLWDDIIGDKPDLWVWLGDNIYGDTDDMTELRDKYNWQKMQTGYRQLLARVPIVGVWDDHDYGLNDAGKEYQQRGPSRDLMYEFLHVPANSPDRAHEGGYQSYTFGPKGRKVKVILLDGRYFRDPLKKGPDGKANVPDPEGDILGAAQWQWLEEQLTGSDAQVHLIGCGIQILPEEHQVEKWANFPTARKRLFELLGKTHPAGTILISGDRHMAEMSRISLPGLPYPLYDITSSGLTHTWSAPGDEPNHLRVGKMVFKLNYGLLKIHWGEQPLRVTASIRGDERQVYQTEEIRL, encoded by the coding sequence ATGAATCTTAAAAAATACGGCTGGCTGGTGCTTTTATTGCCTTTTGGTTGTAAGTCGTCGCAGCAGATTGCTTACAAAGCTATCAACGCGGATAAGGCATTGACTACTATTGCCTTTGGTTCTTGTAACCGGCAAGATCAGCCTCAGCCATTGTGGGATGATATTATCGGAGACAAACCGGATCTGTGGGTATGGCTGGGAGATAATATTTATGGTGACACAGATGACATGACGGAGCTGAGAGATAAGTATAACTGGCAGAAAATGCAGACAGGTTACCGGCAGTTATTGGCGCGGGTGCCCATTGTAGGTGTGTGGGACGATCATGATTACGGCCTTAATGATGCAGGAAAGGAATATCAGCAGCGAGGTCCGAGCAGGGACCTGATGTATGAGTTCCTGCATGTACCTGCTAATTCTCCGGATCGCGCGCATGAAGGCGGTTATCAATCCTACACTTTCGGGCCTAAGGGCAGGAAGGTGAAGGTTATCCTGCTGGATGGCCGGTATTTCCGGGATCCGCTGAAAAAGGGACCTGATGGGAAGGCGAATGTCCCAGATCCGGAAGGCGACATACTCGGTGCGGCCCAGTGGCAATGGCTAGAAGAACAGCTCACCGGTTCTGATGCGCAGGTGCACCTGATCGGCTGTGGTATACAGATCTTACCGGAGGAACATCAGGTTGAAAAATGGGCTAATTTTCCGACCGCCCGTAAGCGGCTATTTGAGCTGCTGGGCAAAACGCATCCGGCCGGTACTATTTTAATCAGCGGCGACCGGCATATGGCAGAGATGTCCCGCATTTCTCTCCCAGGCTTGCCTTATCCATTATATGACATCACCAGCAGCGGACTGACCCATACCTGGTCTGCGCCAGGCGATGAACCTAATCACCTGCGGGTGGGTAAGATGGTATTCAAATTGAATTACGGATTATTAAAAATACACTGGGGAGAACAACCATTACGCGTGACGGCTTCTATAAGGGGAGATGAACGCCAGGTGTACCAGACGGAAGAGATCAGGTTATAG